GAGCGTCGTGCGATCTCCGATCGCCGCGCTGCTGGCGTGTCTCATCGCCGCGCTCGCCTGGCGCGCCGGTGGGCCGTACGCGATCGGCGTCGCGCTTGCATCCGCCCCGATACTCGCCCACTTCGACCCGTTTCTCGCCGCCATGAGCGAGGACTCGCGGTGGATTCGGCTGGCGTGTCTGCTGGCGGCAGGCACGGCGACCGGATTCATTGCTCGCGCGTCGAGCCGCATCGGCACCGCGGACGCGTGGCTCGATGGCAGCCCGGATCTGCCGCCGTCGTCGCGCACGCCGTCGGTCGAGCGCCTCATGCGCGACCATGCGTTGGGCCGCGCCGTCGAACGCGATGCGATCGAGCGGCTGCTCGCCGATGCCCAACAATCGCTCGGCGCCGACGATGTGACGCTGTGGCTGCGCACGGACTCGGGCGCGGCGCGTCCGGCGCTCACGATGCCGGCTGGCGCCCAGCGCGAGCGGCGGACCACGCCGCCGGCGCCGGAGCTGGTTGCGTGGTCCATGGCACAGGGCATCGTCACCGCAAACCAGGACACCGAGGGCAGCGCGCTCATCGCGGCGCCCCTCGCCGGGTCGGAAGATGAACAGGCCGGCGGCGTCCTCACGCTGTACGCGGCCAATCGCCACCGGCTGCCGTCGACCGTCCGGCAGGAGCTGACCGCCCACGCCGCCCGGTTAGGCGCATTGCTCGGCCTCCTGCGCGACGGCCGTGAAACGCGGCAGTACCGCGGCAAAGCCGAGCGCCTTGCCCGGGCCGCCGAGCGGGTGCAGAGCAGCCACGACGTGGCCGGGTTAGGCCACGCCGTCTGCGACGCGGCGCTCGAGTTGTCCGGGGCCACGCGCGCGGCGTTCGTCGTGTGGGACGAGCGGGAGGAAGTGGGCACGGTGGCGAGCGTTTCGATGGGGCACGCGGTGCCGGTCGGCTTCGAGGTGACGCCGTCGTCGTTCATCGGCACGGCATGCCGCGAGCGCCAGCGGTTCACGTTGAGCGAGGTGGACGCTGCGTCGCAGTACGCGGTGTTCGGCGAAGCGGAACCGCCGCGACGGCTGGGGTCGCTGGCGGTGGTGCCGCTGGTGCGCGAGGGCCGCCCGTTAGGCGCGGTGGCCGTGGAAGGCGACGAGGCCGGTCAGGTCTCCGTGGTGGAGTCGTCGTTGCTGCTGCTGCTGTCGTCGGTGTCGGCGGCGGCCTTCGTGAACGTGCGGCATCTCGAGATTGCCACCGTCGAGTCGCGCACCGACCCGCTCACGAACCTGGCAAACCGCCGGGTGTTCGACGAGCGTTTTCGCCAGCACCTGGCCGAATGCGACCGCAACGGGCAGGTGCTGTCGCTGATACTCGCCGACCTCGACCACTTCAAGCAGATCAACGACACGTACGGTCACACGGCCGGCGATCGTGTGCTGGCCGCGGTAGCAGCCGCTGCCAAGCGCACGATCCGCGGCATCGACCTGTGCACGAGATACGGCGGTGAAGAGCTGGCGATCTTGCTTCCGCAGACGCCAATGGAGCGTGCACGCGAGGTGGCCGAGCGCATCCGCCGCACGTTCGAATCGGCTCGTGTGGAGGTGGACGGACACGTGATCGGTGTAACGGCGTCGTTTGGGGTGGCGAGCTTCCCGACGAGCACGGGTCGCCACGACTCGCTCTTCTCGGCCGCCGACCGGGCGCTGTACGAGGCCAAGACGGCTGGTAGAAATTGCGTGAGGTGCGCCCACGAAAGCAATTTTGCCGTAAAAGCTTAGTGGCGCGTGATCGTGGCCGAGCACGAGGCGGCGGCGCATTGACCGGCTGGGCCAATTGATCTAGATTTTGTGTCGAGGGGGCGACTGGCTTCGACGGGGTAGGTGAAGCGGTGGCCGCGTGCCCAGGTCCTCGAGCCCTGGTAAATCACTCGGGAAATTTCATAACTGCCAACAACAACTTGGCTCTGGCTGCGTAACTCCGGTTACTGCACCTGCCCGTTGGGAAGCTCGCCTGAGGCGGCTTGACGGGTAACGAAAATTCGGGCTAGCGCGCCGTTGCGTCTTCCGGCGGTGCGCAAAATCAAAGAAGACTCGTCCAGCAGTGGGCGGCCCATTGGCCAGCGGCTGGAGACCTCAATCGATGGGCTACGCACGTAGACGCTGCTTTGGATCTTGTCTCGGACCGGGGTTCGAATCCCCGCGCCTCCATGGTGTCCAACGGCCGGCTCGGCACTCGAGCCGGCCGTTGGCGTTTTCCGCACGTACCTTTGCCTGATGCCCAGGCCGCGCACACCGCAGGAACGCGCACCCGCCGCGGCGCCGACGGTACACGACCCCGGTGTCGAGGATGCGCGCGAACGCGCGTCCCGGCTCGCGGCGCCCGGCGCGGCGCCGCTGCGTACGCCTAACGGATCGATCGTCAGATTCGGCACCGCGTCGTGGACCGACCCGACGCTGGTGCGCTCGGGTGTGTTCTACCCCAGCCAAGCGACGTCGGCCGAGGCGCGGCTCAAGTATTACGCATCGCAGTTCTCGATGGTCGAAGTCGACTCGCCGTACTACGCGCTGCCGGCGCGACAAACTGTGGAAGCGTGGGCGGACCGCACGCCCGAGACGTTTCGGTTCGACGTCAAGGCGCACGCGCTCATGACCGGCCAGCCGTCTGAGGTCGCACGCCTGCCAGCGGAGCTTCGCGAGGCGCTGCCCGCTCCGCTCGATCAGAAGCCGCGCGTCTACGCGAAAGACCTGCCGCCCGAGGTGGCCGACGCCGTGTGGTCGACCTTCATCGACGCGCTGCTGCCGCTCCGCGAGACGGACAAGTTAGGCGCGGTGCTGATGCAGTACCCGCGGTGGTTCCTCCCCGGGCACGCGAGCCGCGACCAGATCCTCGATGCGCACCATCGTTTTGGCGACGTGCCGTTCACGGTCGAGTTGCGGAATGCGCTCTGGTTCAACGCGCGGAACGCCGAGCATACGCTGCGGTTCTTCGAGGATCACGGCATCCCGTTCGTGATGGTCGACGAGCCGCAGGGGCTCAAGAGCAGCGTGCCGCCGGTGGTGGCCGTGACGGCGCCGCGTCTCGCGGTGATCCGGTTTCACGGGCGCCGCGCCGAGACGTGGGAGCGCACGGGTGTCACGACGACGGAGAAGTTTCGCTATCTGTACGACGCGCGCGAGCTCGAGGCGTGGGCGCCGCGCGTCGGCGAGATCGCCGGGCGCGCGCAGGAGGTGCACGTGGTGATGAACAACTGCTACGCGAACTACGGGACGACGAACGCGATCGAGTTGGCGGCGATGGTGCGCCACGTGTACGAAGGCGGACCAAGTTAGGCGCTCGGGCGGGAGCCGGTGCGGCCGGACGGACAGCAACATCGAATTCGCGGCTCGCTCGGCCGCCGGGCATCGTGATGCCTACCGATAGACGTCGAGGTCCCGCGCCACGACGAACGGCCCAGCGTAGAGCGCCCGCAGTCTCGCGTAGCTCCGCTCCGCCGCGGGGCCGTCGGGCCGCTGGTGATACAGCACCAGGAGCTTGGGCTGCGTCGCCGTAGCGATCGCCGCCAAGTCTTCGACCGTGGTATGAAAGTGCTTGAAGTAGGGCGTCGCATCCTCCTCGAGCACCGTCCCGCCCTCGTGGAGGAGCAGGTCGCACCCATGACACTGGCCTAACACACCCGACGGCGGACCCGTGTCACCCGACAGCACGATGTCCTTGTCCGGCGTCGTGATGCGGAAGCCGAACGCCTGCGCCCAACTCCCGTGATGCTCGAGGAAGGCGGTCACCGTGACGAGCGAGTCGCGATAGACCACACCGGGACCGATCTCGTGTACGCGCACCACGGGGCCCGCCTCGCCTTGATGCTCACCACCGCGCCCGGTGCGCACCGCGATGTCTTCGGCATAGGCGGCGATGAGATGATCCGTCATCTGCTGCAGCCCGCCGGGCCCGTACACGTCGAGCGGCGCGTGCCGCGCGCCCTCGAGCGTCCACGACGTGAAGATGAGGTCGGCGTAGCCTAACGTATGGTCGGAATGCAGGTGCGTCACGAAGGCCGTGCGCAGAGCCGATGCGCCGGTCGGCGCGAGGCCCATGCCTAACGCCGCCGCCCAACGCCGCATCACGCCCACGCCGATGTCGAAGAGATACGGCGTCGCGTCGACGATGACGACGACCGCCGGCCCGAAGCGGTCGGGATCTGCCGGCGGCGCACCGGTGCCGAGCATCACCACCCGCGTTCGGCCGTATGCGCTCGGAGCTTGCGCGCACAACCTTGCCGTCGACGCGGCGCCCAGTGCGAGCACGCCGACCGCGGCTGCGCGAATTGCCATCCTGACCTGTGATCCGGGTCGCATCATGATCGCCATCCCCCGATGTGCAGCTACGGCCGTCCATCCGCTGGTCCCGATTCTATGCGGCAAGGCGCGCGCACGCCAGAGCTCGGCACTGGAGCGGCGCGCCATCCCGCGGCGCCTAACGGACTGCGGCGCGACCCGGAGGCGCGGCGGCAGTCGTTACTGCGACTGGTTCGCCAGCGCGGCCTGGGCGGCGGCCAGCCGCGCGATCGGTACGCGGAACGGTGAGCACGACACGTAATTGAGCCCGGCCTCCTGACAGAACCGAATCGACTTCGGTTCGCCACCGTGCTCGCCGCAGATGCCGGTCTTGAGCCCCGGTTTGACGCGCCGCCCTTCGGTGACGGCGTACCGAATGAGCTTGCCCACGCCGACCGTGTCCAACACCTGGAAGGGATCTTCGGCCAGAATCCCCTTGTCGACGTAGAACGGCAGGAAGCGGCCGGCGTCGTCGCGGCTCAGGCCGAACGTGGTCTGCGTGAGATCGTTGGTGCCGAAGGAGAAGAAGTCGGCCTTGGCGGCGATCTCGTCGGCGGTGAGCGCGGCGCGCGGCAGCTCGATCATCGTGCCAATCGTGTAGGGCACGTCTTCGCCCATGGCGCCCAGCACTTGCCGTGCGGCCTCTTCGAGGATGGCGCGCTGGTTCTCGAACTCCTTCACCGTCGAGACCAGCGGGATCATGATCTCCGGCTGGACGTCGATGCCGCGCCGCTTGCTGCGCACCGCGGCCTCGAAGATGGCGCGGCCCTGCATCTCCGTGATCTCGGGATACGTGATGCCCAACCGGCAGCCGCGGTGGCCGAGCATCGGGTTCACCTCCCGCAGCGACTCGACGATGCGGCCGAGCTCCTCGCGCCGCATGCCTAACGTATGGGCGAGGCGCTTGGCGTCTTCGCCGCCGTGCGGCAAGAACTCGTGCAGCGGCGGGTCCAGCAGCCGGATGGTGACCGGAAGGCCGGCCATCGCTTCGAAAATTCCGTCGAAATCCTGGCGCTGCATGGGCAGCAGCTTGGCCAGCGCGCGCCGGCGGCCGCCTTCATCGCGGGCGACGATCATCTCGCGCATCGCCACGATGCGGTCGCCCTCGAAGAACATGTGCTCGGTACGGCAGAGTCCGATCCCTTCGGCGCCGAAGCCGCGCGCGATCCGCGCGTCCTGCGGCGTGTCGGCGTTGGCACGCACGCGGAGCGTGCGCATCTCGTCGGCCCAGCCTAACAGACGGGCGAACGATTGGTACGTCGCCGAATCGGCGCCGCGCATCGTGCCGGAGAGCACGCGCACGACGTCGCTGGGCATCGTGGGCAGATGCCCCGCGAACACGCGGCCGCTCGCGCCGTCGAGCGTGACCCAATCGCCCTCGTCCACCGTTTTGCCGTCCACGGTGAAGCGGCGGTGCTCGAGATCGACGTGGATGTCCTTGCAGCCCACCACCGCACATTTGCCCATGCCGCGCGCGACGACGGCCGCGTGACTCGTCATGCCGCCGCGTGCCGTTAGTACGGCGCGCGCGGCGACGATGCCGTGAAAGTCCTCGGGCGTCGTTTCTTCGCGCACGAGGATCACGGCCTCACCCCCTGCGGCGCGCTGCTCGGCCGCGTCGGGGTCGAACACCGCGCGCCCGCTCGCCGCGCCGGGGCTGGCCGGGAGACCGGTCGCGATCGGCTTTGCGTGCGCCGACGGATCGATGATCGGATGAAGCAACTGGTCGAGCTGCGACGGATCGACGCGCTGAACCGCCTCGCGCTTCTGAATCAGCCCTTCGCTCACCATCTCGTCGGCAATGCGCACGGCCGCCGCCGACGTGCGTTTGCCCGTGCGCGTCTGCAGCAAGTACAGTTTGCCGCGCTCGACGGTGAATTCTATGTCCTGCATGTCGTGGTAGTGCTGCTCCAGACGCTCCTGCGTCGCCATGAGCTCTTCGTACGCACCGGGCAAGCGTTCGGCCATCTGATCGATGTGCAGCGGCGTGCGAATGCCGGCCACGACGTCCTCGCCCTGCGCGTTCACGAGGAACTCGCCGAAAAACCGCTTCTCGCCGGTGGAGGGATCGCGCGTGAATGCGACGCCGGTGCCCGAGTCGTCGCCCATGTTGCCGAACACCATCGCGACGACGTTGACGGCCGTGCCTAACGTTTCCGGAATGCCGTTGACCTTGCGGTAGTCCACGGCTTTCTTGAGCGTCCACGATTTCCAGACCGCCTCGATCGCGCCCCACAGCTGCACCTGCGGATCCATGGGGAACTCGGCGCCCAGTGTTCGCTGCACGAGCGACTTGTACTCTTCGACGAGATTGCGCAGCGCGTCTTCGCTCAGCTGGGCGTCGGTCTCCACGCCCTGGTGTTCGCGTTTGGCGGTGAGCAGCCGCTCGAACTCGTGCATCGGCACCCCCAGCACGACGTCGCCGTACATCTGGATGAACCGGCGATACGAATCGTAGGCGAAGCGCGCGTTGCCGCTCTCGCGCGCCAGGCCGACCACGGTGCGGTCGTTGAGGCCCAGGTTGAGGATGGTCTCCATCATGCCGGGCATCGAGATCGGCGCGCCGGAGCGCACCGACACGAGCAGCGGCGAAGCGGCGTCGCCTAACCGGCGGCCGGCGGCCTGCTCGAGATGCTCGAGCTGCGACGCCACCTCCTCCCGGAGGCCCACCGGCTCCTGTTTGGTCTGCAGATACGACACGCACGCTTCGCAGGCGATCGTGAATCCGGCCGGCACGGGGACGCCGAGGTTGGTCATCTCGGCGAGATTGGCGCCCTTGCCGCCGAGCACCGCCTTCATGTCCTTGGTGCCGTCAGCTGTGCCGTTGCCGAAGAAATAGACGAGCCTGGACACGACGATCGGGTCTCCGCGATGAATGTCGGAGGGCCGCCGGACGGGCGGCCCAATTGCCTAACAACCGCAGCCGAAGCGCAGCTTGTCCGGATCGGTGGGCGGCGGCGTCGGATAGTCGCCCGAGAAGCACGCGTGGCAGAAGCCGTCGGGGCCGCCCGGCACCGCGGCCAGCATCCCCTCGAGCGACAGGTAGCCGAGGGAGTCGACGTCGATGTGGCGCGCGATGTCGTCCACGGACAGGTTGGCGGCGATCAGCTCTTCGCGCGAGGGCGTGTCGATCCCGTAGTAGCACGGCCCGGTGACGGGCGGCGACGCGATGCGAATGTGCACCTCGCGCGCGCCGGCGGCACGGACGAGCGACACGAGGCCGCGCGTGGTGGTGCCGCGGACGATGGAGTCATCGATCATCACCACCTTCTTGCCCTCGAGCACTTCGCGCACGGGGTTGTACTTCACCTTCACCTTGTGGCTGCGTCCGGCCTGCGACGGCTGGATGAAGGTGCGGCCCACGTAGTGATTGCGGATGAGTGCGAGCTCGAGGGGCAGTCCCGTTTCCTCGGCGTAGCCTAACGCGGCGGCGTTGGCCGAATCGGGGACGCCGAACACCAGGTCGGCGCCGGGCGCCGGGCACTCGCGGCCCAGCTGCCTGCCTAACGCGCGCCGTGCGCGATCCACCGACCCGCCGTCGAAGATGCGGCTGTCGGGCCGGGCGAAGTACACGTACTCGAACACGCAGCGCCTGGATTCGCGCGGCGTCAGCGCCTGGCGGCAGCGCAGGCCGTCGGCATCGACGATCACGATCTCGCCCGGCTGCACGTCGCGCACGTGCGCGGCCCCGACGATGTCGAGCGCGCAGGTTTCGGACGCGAACACCACTGCGCCGCCCAACCGGCCGATGACCAACGGACGCCAGCCGCGCGGGTCGCGCGCGGCCATGAGCGTGCTCCCGCTGGCGACGACGAGCGAGAACGCGCCCTCCACGCCTTGCAACGCCTCGGCGAGCTGGTCTTCCGGACGGTCGGACTTCGACCGGGCCATGCGGTGCACCAGCACTTCGGAGTCCATCGTCGAGCTGAAGATCGAACCCTCGTCTTCGAGCTCGCGGCGCAGCTCGCTCGCGTTGACGATGTTGCCGTTGTGGGCGAGCGCGATGTACCCGCCGCGAAAGCGCACCAGCACCGGCTGGGCGTTGTCGATCGACGACGAGCCCGCCGTGCTGTACCGCGTATGGCCGATGGCGAGCGTGCCGGCGAGCTCGTCGAGCGCGCTCATGCCCTCGGACACCAGGCCCATCCGCCGCTGCGCGCGAGCGACGCCGTCCGCATCGACGGCGACGATGCCCGCCGATTCCTGGCCGCGATGCTGCAGCGAATAGAGTCCCAGGTGCACGAGCCCTGCGGCGTCCTGGGCTCCGTGCACTCCGAAAATTCCGCACATGGATTACGATGCCGATGGTTGAGGGTGTTGCTCCAGCACGGCCGTCTCGCCGGTCGCCCGCGACATGATGCGTGGAATCGCGTCGTGGTACGCGCCCGCGAGACGCGCGAGCGGCGCCGTGAAGCTCCGGGTGCCGACACGAATCTCGAGGGCCTGTGCCGCTGCACGCACCGTGCCGATACGCGCCGCGGGGACGCCGCGTGCGCGTGCGGCCTCGACCACGCGGTCCGGCGCCGCGGTGCTCACGACGATGCGCCCCTGCGCCTCGCCGAAGAGCAGCGCCCGCAGCGGCAGGCCGCTCCATCGCGTCAGGTCGATGTCGGCGCCTAACGGACGCTCGGCGTCGCCGATGGCGCACTCGGCGAGCGCCACCGCCAGGCCGCCGTCGCTGCAGTCGTGGGCGGTGTGCACCGCGCCGCCCGCAATCGCCTCCAGCAGCACGTCGATCAGCGCGCGCTCGCGCGCGAGATCGCAGGCGGGCGGCGCACCGGCCACCACGCCGTGCACACGCGCGAGATATTCGCTCGCGCCGATCTCATCGGTCGGCTCGCCCAACAGCACGATCGCGTCGCCATCCACGTGGAACGCGGAGCGCGTGACGTGCGAAAGCGAATCCACCAAACCCACCATGCCGATGATCGGCGTCGGATAGACCGCGCCCGTCGGGCTCTCGTTGTAGAGCGACACGTTGCCGCCCGTCACCGGCGTGCCTAACGCTCGGCACGACTCGGCCATACCGGCTACTGTTTCGCGAAACTGGTAGAACACCTCGGGCCGGCGCGGGTTGCCGAAGTTGAGGCAGTTGGTGATCGCCATCGGCCGCGCGCCGACGCACGCGACGTTGCGCGCGGCTTCCGCAACCGCGATGCGGCCGCCGGTACGCGGATCGAGGTACACATACCGGCCGTTGCCGTCCGTCTTCATCGCGATCGCCTTGTCGGTCCCGCGGAGACGCATCACCGCCGCGTCGCCCTCACCGGGCGACACCACGGTGTTCGTCCGGACGGTCGTGTCGTACTGGCGGTACGCCCACCGCTTGCTCGCGATCGTCGGCGACGACAGCAGACGCTCGAGCGTCCACACCGGATCGCGCTCTTCGGGACGTTCGGCGATCGCGTGCACGTCGCGCTCGCGCAGAGCGCGAATGGATGCGCTCTCCGCCGCCGGCGGCGTGTAGACGGGGCAGTCGGTGACCAACCGCGAGCCGGGAAACTCGGCCACCACGCGCGCGCCTTCGGTGACGCGATACACCGGCTCGGCAATCACTTCGCCGATCACCTCGGCCGCGAGATCCCATTTGGCGAGAATGTCGCGCACCGCGC
This genomic window from Gemmatimonadaceae bacterium contains:
- a CDS encoding sensor domain-containing diguanylate cyclase — translated: MPSRIGALALSVALTIIATSVVRSPIAALLACLIAALAWRAGGPYAIGVALASAPILAHFDPFLAAMSEDSRWIRLACLLAAGTATGFIARASSRIGTADAWLDGSPDLPPSSRTPSVERLMRDHALGRAVERDAIERLLADAQQSLGADDVTLWLRTDSGAARPALTMPAGAQRERRTTPPAPELVAWSMAQGIVTANQDTEGSALIAAPLAGSEDEQAGGVLTLYAANRHRLPSTVRQELTAHAARLGALLGLLRDGRETRQYRGKAERLARAAERVQSSHDVAGLGHAVCDAALELSGATRAAFVVWDEREEVGTVASVSMGHAVPVGFEVTPSSFIGTACRERQRFTLSEVDAASQYAVFGEAEPPRRLGSLAVVPLVREGRPLGAVAVEGDEAGQVSVVESSLLLLLSSVSAAAFVNVRHLEIATVESRTDPLTNLANRRVFDERFRQHLAECDRNGQVLSLILADLDHFKQINDTYGHTAGDRVLAAVAAAAKRTIRGIDLCTRYGGEELAILLPQTPMERAREVAERIRRTFESARVEVDGHVIGVTASFGVASFPTSTGRHDSLFSAADRALYEAKTAGRNCVRCAHESNFAVKA
- a CDS encoding DUF72 domain-containing protein, yielding MPRPRTPQERAPAAAPTVHDPGVEDARERASRLAAPGAAPLRTPNGSIVRFGTASWTDPTLVRSGVFYPSQATSAEARLKYYASQFSMVEVDSPYYALPARQTVEAWADRTPETFRFDVKAHALMTGQPSEVARLPAELREALPAPLDQKPRVYAKDLPPEVADAVWSTFIDALLPLRETDKLGAVLMQYPRWFLPGHASRDQILDAHHRFGDVPFTVELRNALWFNARNAEHTLRFFEDHGIPFVMVDEPQGLKSSVPPVVAVTAPRLAVIRFHGRRAETWERTGVTTTEKFRYLYDARELEAWAPRVGEIAGRAQEVHVVMNNCYANYGTTNAIELAAMVRHVYEGGPS
- a CDS encoding MBL fold metallo-hydrolase, translated to MAIRAAAVGVLALGAASTARLCAQAPSAYGRTRVVMLGTGAPPADPDRFGPAVVVIVDATPYLFDIGVGVMRRWAAALGMGLAPTGASALRTAFVTHLHSDHTLGYADLIFTSWTLEGARHAPLDVYGPGGLQQMTDHLIAAYAEDIAVRTGRGGEHQGEAGPVVRVHEIGPGVVYRDSLVTVTAFLEHHGSWAQAFGFRITTPDKDIVLSGDTGPPSGVLGQCHGCDLLLHEGGTVLEEDATPYFKHFHTTVEDLAAIATATQPKLLVLYHQRPDGPAAERSYARLRALYAGPFVVARDLDVYR
- the ppdK gene encoding pyruvate, phosphate dikinase, whose product is MSRLVYFFGNGTADGTKDMKAVLGGKGANLAEMTNLGVPVPAGFTIACEACVSYLQTKQEPVGLREEVASQLEHLEQAAGRRLGDAASPLLVSVRSGAPISMPGMMETILNLGLNDRTVVGLARESGNARFAYDSYRRFIQMYGDVVLGVPMHEFERLLTAKREHQGVETDAQLSEDALRNLVEEYKSLVQRTLGAEFPMDPQVQLWGAIEAVWKSWTLKKAVDYRKVNGIPETLGTAVNVVAMVFGNMGDDSGTGVAFTRDPSTGEKRFFGEFLVNAQGEDVVAGIRTPLHIDQMAERLPGAYEELMATQERLEQHYHDMQDIEFTVERGKLYLLQTRTGKRTSAAAVRIADEMVSEGLIQKREAVQRVDPSQLDQLLHPIIDPSAHAKPIATGLPASPGAASGRAVFDPDAAEQRAAGGEAVILVREETTPEDFHGIVAARAVLTARGGMTSHAAVVARGMGKCAVVGCKDIHVDLEHRRFTVDGKTVDEGDWVTLDGASGRVFAGHLPTMPSDVVRVLSGTMRGADSATYQSFARLLGWADEMRTLRVRANADTPQDARIARGFGAEGIGLCRTEHMFFEGDRIVAMREMIVARDEGGRRRALAKLLPMQRQDFDGIFEAMAGLPVTIRLLDPPLHEFLPHGGEDAKRLAHTLGMRREELGRIVESLREVNPMLGHRGCRLGITYPEITEMQGRAIFEAAVRSKRRGIDVQPEIMIPLVSTVKEFENQRAILEEAARQVLGAMGEDVPYTIGTMIELPRAALTADEIAAKADFFSFGTNDLTQTTFGLSRDDAGRFLPFYVDKGILAEDPFQVLDTVGVGKLIRYAVTEGRRVKPGLKTGICGEHGGEPKSIRFCQEAGLNYVSCSPFRVPIARLAAAQAALANQSQ
- the purF gene encoding amidophosphoribosyltransferase, yielding MCGIFGVHGAQDAAGLVHLGLYSLQHRGQESAGIVAVDADGVARAQRRMGLVSEGMSALDELAGTLAIGHTRYSTAGSSSIDNAQPVLVRFRGGYIALAHNGNIVNASELRRELEDEGSIFSSTMDSEVLVHRMARSKSDRPEDQLAEALQGVEGAFSLVVASGSTLMAARDPRGWRPLVIGRLGGAVVFASETCALDIVGAAHVRDVQPGEIVIVDADGLRCRQALTPRESRRCVFEYVYFARPDSRIFDGGSVDRARRALGRQLGRECPAPGADLVFGVPDSANAAALGYAEETGLPLELALIRNHYVGRTFIQPSQAGRSHKVKVKYNPVREVLEGKKVVMIDDSIVRGTTTRGLVSLVRAAGAREVHIRIASPPVTGPCYYGIDTPSREELIAANLSVDDIARHIDVDSLGYLSLEGMLAAVPGGPDGFCHACFSGDYPTPPPTDPDKLRFGCGC
- the purL gene encoding phosphoribosylformylglycinamidine synthase subunit PurL, with protein sequence MTDVDRRTPPATATGHARAVEPRPGDPAITPALVAEHGLTADEYDRLVRMLGREPTFTELGIVSALWNEHCSYKHSRPVLRTLPTEAPYVLQGPGENAGVIAIGDGLAVAFKIESHNHPSAVEPYQGAATGVGGILRDVFTMGARPIAMLDSLRFGSLDSPRQRYLFGGVVKGIGDYGNCVGIPTVAGDVVFDDAYEGNPLVNAMCVGLMHERDLIRAKAEGVGNPIMAVGARTGRDGIHGASFASEDLSAASDAKRPRVQVGDPFTEKLLLEASLELIHSGHIVAIQDMGAAGLTSSSAEMAARGDVGVTIDVTRVPVREEGMTPYEILLSESQERMLVVAKQGHERAVRDILAKWDLAAEVIGEVIAEPVYRVTEGARVVAEFPGSRLVTDCPVYTPPAAESASIRALRERDVHAIAERPEERDPVWTLERLLSSPTIASKRWAYRQYDTTVRTNTVVSPGEGDAAVMRLRGTDKAIAMKTDGNGRYVYLDPRTGGRIAVAEAARNVACVGARPMAITNCLNFGNPRRPEVFYQFRETVAGMAESCRALGTPVTGGNVSLYNESPTGAVYPTPIIGMVGLVDSLSHVTRSAFHVDGDAIVLLGEPTDEIGASEYLARVHGVVAGAPPACDLARERALIDVLLEAIAGGAVHTAHDCSDGGLAVALAECAIGDAERPLGADIDLTRWSGLPLRALLFGEAQGRIVVSTAAPDRVVEAARARGVPAARIGTVRAAAQALEIRVGTRSFTAPLARLAGAYHDAIPRIMSRATGETAVLEQHPQPSAS